The Megalops cyprinoides isolate fMegCyp1 chromosome 19, fMegCyp1.pri, whole genome shotgun sequence genome has a window encoding:
- the top2a gene encoding DNA topoisomerase 2-alpha encodes MATQTEGPLKALFENKTKKNDKRLSVERIYQKKTQLEHILLRPDTYIGSVEPVTQQMWVFDEEIGMNCRDVTFVPGLYKIFDEILVNAADNKQRDHSMSCIKVNIDPENNNISVWNNGKGIPVVEHKVEKVYVPALIFGQLLTSSNYDDNQKKVTGGRNGYGAKLCNIFSTKFTVETACRESKKVFKQTWYDNMGRAGEAKIKPFDGEEYTCISFQPDLSKFKMQILDKDTVALMTRRAYDVAGSTKGVRVFLNGKRLPVTGFRSYVDLYLKDKVDEVGTPLTVVHEVVNERWEVCLTMSEKGFQQVSFVNSIATTKGGRHTDYVADQVVSKLIEVVKKKNKAGVTVKPFQVKNHLWLFINCLIENPTFDSQTKENMTLQQKSFGSACTLSEKFIKSATNCGIVESIMNWVKFKAQTQLNKKCSAVKHTKIKGVPKLDDANDAGGKNSSACTLILTEGDSAKTLAVSGLGVVGRDRYGVFPLRGKMLNVREASHKQIMENAEINNIIKILGLQYKKNYSDPESLKTLRYGKLMIMTDQDQDGSHIKGLLINFIHHNWPSLLRHSFLEEFITPIIKVSNKKQELAFYSIPEFNEWKENQPNYRSWKIKYYKGLGTSTSKEAKEYFSDMERHRIPFKYAGPEDDEAITLAFSKKKIEERKEWLTSFMINRRQRREHNLPEDYLYGQSTKFLSYNDFVNKELVLYSNSDNERSIPCLVDGLKPGQRKVLFCCFKRNDKREVKVAQLAGSVAEMSAYHHGEMSLMMTIIGLAQNFVGSNNLNLLQPLGQFGTRLHGGKDSASPRYIFTMLSPLARLLFPGMDDNLLKYNFDDNLRVEPEWYIPILPMVLVNGADGIGTGWASRLPNYDVREIVNNLHRMLDGEEPLPMLPNYKNFKGTIEQVLNNQYMNSGEVSIIDSTTIEISELPVKTWTQTYKENVLEVMLNGTEKVPPLITDYKEYHTDTTVRFVVKMTEERLREAEAAGLHKVFKLQNTLTCNSMVLFDHVGSLKKYETVQDILKDFFDLRLNYYGLRKDWLVGMLGAESAKLSNQARFILEKIQGTLVIENKPKKELIRMLQEMGYDSDPVKAWKQAQEKASQMEDSTEAGEEENEEDNSGPDYNYLLSMPMWFLTKEKKEELCKQRDAKITELNTLKRKSPTDLWKEDLAAFTEELERVEEKERENATIEVKQVKGKTGRVKTVKVKEETLPTPQGRRVIPRVTSAMKADANKKADSKKGKKVKTEDGVVMKMSFEDGQDNEDSQEMGLAARLAKSKKAPAKERASKSGKQTTLQFKPMKKNPWSDDEDSDNDAVAEVAPRERMERKTKGAKMKYSMSSSEDEFEDAIGGRKAAVSDDDEFVPKATDSEGDETPFKAPEPKKKAVKPKKTEKEAIKSNTDSQSSTEEMTVTMTSDHPAKPKSKEPVVKKPAAAGKKKKLMDVKQPSIMDALSKPKPAPKEASEDAPKEVSKAAPKGASKAASKASSKASTKEASKAASKKVLVFSSDSEDQAAPPAKEKPAPKAQASRKRKPAKESDSDSSSEDLMSRIKGKKTLGKKMKKWDEDESFQLSDEEGPAVTAVVPRAKTGRSKQAVRYVLDSDSDDDFGF; translated from the exons ATGGCGACTCAAACTGAAGGACCATTGAAG GCTCTGTTCGAGAACAAGACCAAAAAGAATGACAAGCGCCTGTCGGTGGAGAGGATCTACCAGAAGAAGACCCAGCTGGAGCACATTCTGCTCCGGCCTGACACCTACATCGGCTCTGTGGAGCCTGTCACTCAG CAAATGTGGGTGTTTGATGAGGAGATCGGGATGAACTGCAGGGACGTGACCTTTGTTCCCGGTCTCTACAAGATCTTTGATGAAATCCTGG TGAACGCTGCCGACAACAAGCAGAGGGATCACAGCATGTCCTGCATCAAGGTCAACATCGACCC GGAGAACAACAACATCAGCGTGTGGAACAACGGGAAGGGGATCCCCGTGGTGGAGCACAAGGTGGAGAAAGTGTACGTGCCTGCCCTCATCTTCGGCCAGCTGCTCACCTCCAGCAACTACGACGACAACCAGAAGAAGGTCACCG GTGGACGCAATGGGTACGGAGCAAAGCTCTGCAATATCTTCAGCACCAAGTTCACTGTGGAGACGGCCTGTCGGGAGTCCAAGAAGGTCTTCAAGCAG ACCTGGTATGACAACATGGGGCGGGCAGGCGAGGCCAAGATCAAGCCCTTCGACGGCGAGGAGTACACCTGCATCAGCTTCCAGCCCGACCTGTCCAAGTTCAAGATGCAGATCCTGGACAAGGACACGGTGGCCCTGATGACTCGCCGGGCCTATGACGTCGCCGGCTCCACCAAGGGGGTCCGCGTCTTCCTCAACGGCAAGAGGCTGCCT GTGACCGGCTTTCGCAGTTACGTGGACCTTTACCTGAAGGATAAGGTGGACGAGGTGGGCACCCCTCTGACTGTGGTCCACGAGGTCGTGAACGAGCGCTGGGAGGTGTGTCTGACCATGAGCGAGAAGGGCTTCCAGCAAGTCAGCTTCGTCAACAGCATCGCCACCACCAAG GGTGGGCGGCATACGGATTATGTGGCGGACCAGGTGGTATCAAAGCTCATTGAAGTggtgaagaagaagaacaaggCCGGGGTGACAGTGAAGCCCTTCCAG GTAAAGAACCACTTGTGGCTGTTCATCAACTGCCTGATCGAGAACCCCACGTTCGACTCCCAGACCAAGGAGAACATGACCCTGCAGCAGAAGAGCTTTGGATCCGCCTGCACGCTGAGTGAGAAGTTCATCAAGAGT gCCACCAACTGCGGGATCGTGGAGAGCATCATGAACTGGGTGAAGTTCAAGGCCCAGACCCAGCTCAACAAGAAGTGCTCCGCGGTCAAGCACACCAAGATCAAGGGTGTTCCCAAACTGGACGATGCCAACGATGCAG GGGGTAAAAACTCGAGCGCCTGCACCCTGATCCTTACGGAAGGAGACTCAGCCAAGACTCTGGCCGTGTCTGGGCTGGGAGTGGTGGGGCGTGACCGCTACGGAGTCTTCCCCCTGCGTGGTAAAATGCTCAACGTGCGGGAGGCTTCCCACAAGCAG ATCATGGAGAACGCGGAGATCAACAACATCATCAAGATCCTGGGCCTGCAGTACAAGAAGAACTACAGCGACCCTGAGTCCCTCAAGACCCTGCGCTACGGCAAGCTCATGATCATGACAGATCAG gACCAGGATGGCTCCCACATCAAGGGGCTTCTCATCAACTTCATCCACCACAACTGGCCCTCGCTTCTGCGCCACAGTTTCCTGGAGGAGTTCATCACTCCCATCATCAAG GTGTCCAACAAGAAGCAGGAGCTAGCCTTCTACAGTATCCCCGAGTTCAACGAGTGGAAAGAGAACCAGCCCAACTACAGATCCTGGAAAATAAAGTACTACAAAG GTCTGGGTACCAGCACCTCGAAGGAGGCGAAGGAGTATTTCTCTGACATGGAGCGCCATCGCATCCCCTTCAAGTATGCCGGTCCTGAGGATGACGAGGCAATCACCCTG gcCTTTAGTAAGAAGAAGATCGAGGAGCGGAAGGAGTGGCTGACCAGCTTCATGATCAACCGACGGCAGCGCAGAGAGCACAACCTGCCTGAG GACTACCTGTATGGCCAGTCCACCAAGTTCCTCTCCTACAACGACTTTGTCAACAAAGAGCTGGTGCTGTACTCCAACTCGGACAACGAGAGATCCATTCCCTGCCTGGTGGATG GTCTGAAGCCAGGCCAGAGGAAGGTCCTGTTCTGCTGCTTCAAGAGGAACGACAAGAGGGAGGTGAAAGTGGCCCAGCTGGCTGGCTCAGTGGCCGAGATGTCCGCCTACCACCATGGGGAG ATGTCTCTGATGATGACCATCATCGGCCTGGCGCAGAACTTCGTGGGCAGCAACAACCTGAACCTGCTGCAGCCGCTGGGTCAGTTTGGCACCCGGCTGCACGGCGGCAAGGACTCGGCCAGCCCTCGATACATCTTCACCATGCTCAG CCCACTGGCCCGCCTGCTCTTCCCCGGCATGGACGACAACCTGCTCAAGTACAACTTCGACGACAACCTGCGGGTGGAGCCCGAGTGGTACATACCCATCCTGCCCATGGTGCTGGTGAACGGCGCCGACGGCATCGGCACGGGCTGGGCCAGCCGCCTCCCCAACTACGACGTGCGTGAGATCGTGAACAACCTCCACCGCATGCTGGACGGAGAGGAGCCCTTGCCCATG CTTCCAAACTACAAGAACTTCAAGGGCACCATTGAGCAAGTGTTGAACAACCAGTACATGAACAGCGGAGAGGTGTCCATCATCGACTCCACCACCATTGAGATCTCTGAGCTGCCAGTAAAAACTTGGACACAG ACCTACAAAGAGAACGTGCTGGAGGTGATGCTCAACGGCACGGAGAAGGTCCCGCCCCTCATCACCGACTACAAGGAGTACCACACGGACACCACGGTCCGCTTCGTGGTCAAGATGACCGAGGAGAGGCTGCGGGAGGCGGAGGCCGCCGGCCTGCACAAGGTCTTCAAGCTGCAGAACACGCTCACCTGCAACTCCATG GTGCTGTTTGACCACGTGGGCAGCCTGAAGAAGTACGAGACAGTGCAGGACATCCTGAAGGACTTCTTCGACCTGCGGCTCAATTACTACGGCCTGCGCAAGGACTGGTTGGTCGGCATGCTGGGGGCGGAGAGCGCCAAGCTGAGCAACCAGGCCCGCTTCATCCTGGAGAAGATCCAGGGCACCCTGGTCATCG AAAACAAGCCCAAGAAGGAGCTGATCCGCATGCTGCAGGAGATGGGCTACGACTCGGATCCCGTTAAAGCCTGGAAGCAGGCGCAGGAGAAG GCATCGCAGATGGAGGATTCTACTGAagcaggggaggaggagaacgaGGAAGATAACTCCGGCCCAGACTACAACTACCTACTGAGCATGCCCATGTGGTTCCTGAccaaggagaagaaagaggagctGTGCAAGCAGAGAGATGCAAAG ATCACTGAGCTAAACACCTTGAAGAGGAAGAGCCCCACTGATCTGTGGAAGGAGGATCTGGCTGCCttcacagaggagctggag cgggtggaggagaaggagcgGGAGAATGCCACCATAGAGGTGAAGCAAGTGAAGGGCAAGACGGGCCGGGTGAAAACGGTGAAGGTGAAGGAGGAGACCCTGCCCACCCCGCAGGGCCGCCGCGTCATCCCGCGCGTCACCAGCGCCATGAAGGCCGACGCCAACAAGAAGGCGGACAGCAAGAAAGGCAAGAAGGTCAAG acTGAAGATGGAGTGGTGATGAAAATGTCCTTTGAGGATGGACAGGACAATGAAGACTCCCAGGAGATGGGCTTGGCAGCCAGACTGGCAAAATCCAAAAAGGCCCCTGCCAAGGAGAGAG CATCGAAGAGTGGGAAACAGACCACCCTGCAGTTCAAGCCGATGAAGAAGAACCCGTGGTCTGACGACGAAGACTCTGATAACGATGCTGTAGCGGAGGTGGCTCCTAGAGAGAGGATGGAACGCAAGACAAAAG GTGCGAAAATGAAGTACAGCATGTCTAGCAGCGAGGATGAGTTCGAAGACGCGATTGGCGGGAGGAAGGCTGCTGTCAGCGACGACGATGAGTTCGTCCCCAAGGCCACCGACAGCGAGGGAGACGAGACGCCGTTTAAAGCACCGGAGCCCAA GAAAAAGGCAGTGAAACCAAAGAAGACTGAAAAGGAAGCGATAAAAAGCAATACAGACT CTCAGTCCAGTACGGAGGAGATGACCGTCACTATGACATCTGATCACCCAGCCAAGCCCAAATCCAAAGAGCCCGTCGTCAAgaaacctgcagctgctggcaaGAAGAAGAAACTCATGG ACGTCAAGCAGCCGTCCATCATGGACGCGCTGTCCAAGCCCAAGCCTGCGCCTAAAGAGGCCTCTGAAGACGCCCCGAAAGAGGTCTCTAAGGCCGCCCCTAAAGGCGCCTCCAAGGCTGCTTCCAAAGCTTCTTCTAAAGCCTCCACCAAAGAGGCCTCCAAAGCAGCCTCCAAGAAGGTGCTGGTGTTCAGCAGTGACTCTGAGGACCAGGCCGCCCCACCCGCGAAGGAGAAGCCCGCCCCCAAGGCTCAGGCCAGCCGAAAGAGGAAGCCAGCCAAGGAGAGCGACTCGGACAGCAGCTCCGAGGACCTCATGTCTCGCATTAAGGGGAAGAAGACCTTGGGAAAG aaaatgaagaagTGGGACGAGGACGAGAGCTTCCAGCTGTCGGACGAGGAGGGCCCCGCTGTCACGGCGGTGGTGCCCCGGGCCAAGACGGGACGCAGCAAGCAGGCGGTCCGCTATGTGCTGGACTCCGACTCTGATGACGACTTCGGTTTCTAA